From a region of the Vidua macroura isolate BioBank_ID:100142 chromosome 25, ASM2450914v1, whole genome shotgun sequence genome:
- the DLGAP3 gene encoding disks large-associated protein 3 isoform X1: MKGYHGERSQTQPSSGHRCRCIPEDCEHPADYIPHGPEGRPPYLLSPSEPCSLEHPYCPARSPGAASECPGGPLSEPPSASASSTFPRMHHAQQPYDSCDECMATAHPASKINRLPPTLLDQFEKQLPLHHDGFHTLQYPRAGGAEPRSESPSRIRHLVHSVQKLFAKSHSLEAPAKRDYNGAKMDGRGDGYHHHHHHHHHHHHHQSRHGKRSKSKDRKVDSRHRSKMLGWWSSDDNLDSDSSYMVSGRHAADQGTQYCVDAPESAFRDLTLKSLKGGGEGKCLACAGMSMSLDGQTLKRSAWHTMTVSQAREAYPSAGGTEKTLMLQEAKAKDRAYQYLQVPQDEWSGYPAGKDGEIPCRRMRSGSYIKAMGDEDSADSDISAKVLPRAATRRDSYRRSSSADQARTKFASRHYSDSYICNCPSCCTPPRMLPRGQSYGRSFTTGQINDELNHQFEAVCESVFGEVESQAVEALDLPGCFRMRSHSYLRAIQAGCSQDDDCLSLFSMSAPPGPPITSSILKPSTSFSYRKAPPPIPPGTKAKPLISVTAQSSTESTHESYLPSEVARSPAWSKDAAARCNSAESLESSKVTAVALDLPPVQPRAAPKPSTLIIKAIPGREELRSLARQRKWRPSIGVQVEAVSDSDTESRSQREFHSIGVQVEEDKRRARFKRSNSVTAGVQADLELEGFTGLAVATEDKALQFGRPFQRHSSEPESGRQYAVYKTVHTQGQWAYREDYQLQYDTVEVPRRDAWIERGSRSLPDSGRASPCHRDGEWFIKLLQAEVEKMEGWCQQMEREAEDYDLPEEILEKIRSAVGSAQLLMSQKVQQFYRLCQQNMDPNAFPVPTFQDLAGFWDLLQLSIEDVSMKFGELQQLKANGWKIMEPKEEKKVPPPIPKKPPRSKVHPVKERSLDSVDRQRQEARKRLLAAKRAASFRQSSATESADSIEIYIPEAQTRL; this comes from the exons ATGAAAGGCTACCATGGGGAGCGTAGCCAGACACAGCCCTCCTCCGGCCACCGCTGCCGCTGCATCCCAGAGGACTGCGAGCATCCCGCCGACTACATCCCGCACGGCCCCGAGGGCCGGCCGCCGtacctgctcagccccagcgaGCCGTGTTCCCTGGAGCATCCCTACTGCCCGGCGCGGAGCCCCGGCGCGGCCAGCGAGTGCCCGGGCGGGCCCCTGAGCGAGCCGCCCTCCGCCAGCGCCAGCAGCACCTTCCCGAGGATGCATCACGCGCAGCAGCCCTACGACTCCTGCGACGAGTGCATGGCGACCGCCCACCCTGCCAGCAAGATCAACCGCCTGCCCCCCACGCTGCTGGACCAGTTCGAGAAGCAGCTGCCGCTGCACCACGACGGCTTCCACACGCTGCAGTACCCCCGGGCCGGCGGCGCCGAGCCCCGCAGCGAGAGCCCCAGCCGCATCCGCCACCTCGTCCACTCCGTCCAGAAGCTCTTCGCCAAGTCCCACTCCCTGGAGGCGCCGGCCAAGCGGGACTACAACGGCGCCAAGATGGACGGCCGCGGGGACGgctaccaccaccaccaccaccaccaccatcaccaccaccaccaccagtcCCGCCACGGCAAGCGCAGCAAGAGCAAGGACCGTAAGGTGGACTCCCGGCACCGGTCCAAGATGTTGGGCTGGTGGAGCTCCGACGACAACCTGGACAGCGACAGCAGCTACATGGTGTCCGGCCGGCACGCCGCCGACCAGGGCACCCAGTACTGCGTGGACGCTCCCGAAAGTGCCTTCAGAGACTTGACCTTGAAGAGTCTAAAGGGTGGCGGGGAAGGAAAATGCCTGGCCTGTGCCGGCATGTCCATGTCTCTGGATGGCCAGACGCTCAAGAGGAGTGCCTGGCACACCATGACTGTCAGCCAGGCCCGTGAGGCCTATCCCAGCGCCGGCGGCACTGAGAAGACCTTGATGCTTCAGGAAGCAAAGGCCAAAGACCGAGCGTACCAGTACCtgcag gtgccGCAGGACGAGTGGAGCGGGTACCCGGCGGGCAAGGACGGGGAGATCCCGTGCCGGCGGATGCGCAGCGGCAGCTACATCAAGGCCATGGGCGATGAGGACAGCGCCGACTCGGACATCAGCGCCAAAGTGTTGCCCAGGGCGGCCACGCGGCGAGACAGCTACCGCCGCTCCTCCAGCGCCGACCAGGCCAGGACCAA GTTTGCAAGTAGGCACTATTCTGATTCATATATCTGTaactgtcccagctgctgcacGCCACCGCGAATGCTCCCGCGGGGACAGAGCTACGGGCGTTCCTTCACCACCGGCCAG ATCAACGACGAGCTCAACCACCAGTTTGAGGCCGTCTGCGAGTCGGTTTTCGGCGAGGTGGAGTCGCAGGCCGTGGAGGCGCTGGACCTGCCCGGCTGCTTCCGCATGCGGAGCCACAGCTACCTGCGGGCCATCCAGGCGGGCTGCTCCCAGGACGACGACTGTCTCTCACTCTTCTCCATGTCGGCCCCTCCTGGGCCGCCCATCACCAGCAGCATCCTGAAGCCCAGCACTT CCTTCAGTTACAGAAAAGCTCCACCTCCCATCCCTCCAGGAACCAAAGCCAAACCTCTCATCTCCGTCACGGCGCAGAGCAGCACCGAGTCCACCCACGAGAGCTACCTGCCCAGCGAGGTCGCCCGCAGCCCCGCCTGGTCCAAAGATGCCGCGGCCCGCTGCAACTCGGCCGAGAGCCTGGAGAGCTCCAAGGTGACGGCCGTGGCCCTCGACCTGCCCCCGGTCcagccccgcgccgctcccAAGCCCTCCACGCTCATCATCAAGGCCATCCCAGGCCGGGAGGAGCTGCGGAGCTTGGCTCGGCAGCGGAAGTGGCGTCCCTCCATCGGCGTGCAG GTTGAGGCCGTCTCTGACTCGGATACGGAGAGCCGGAGCCAGAGGGAGTTCCACTCCATCGGGGTGCAGGTGGAGGAGGACAAAAG GCGAGCGCGCTTCAAGCGCTCCAACAGCGTGACAGCGGGCGTGCAGGCGGACCTGGAGCTCGAGGGCTTCACCGGCCTGGCCGTGGCCACCGAGGACAAAGCCCTGCAGTTCGGGCGGCCCTTCCAGCGGCACTCCTCGGAGCCCGAGTCGGGCCGGCAGTACGCCGTGTACAAGACGGTGCACACGCAGGGGCAGTGGGCGTACCGCGAGGATTACCAGCTGCAGTACGACACGGTGGAGGTGCCCCGGCGGGACGCCTGGATAGAGCGGGGCTCCCGCAGCCTCCCTGACTCCGGCCGCGCCTCCCCGTGCCACCGCGACGGGGAGTGGTTCATCaaactgctgcaggcagaggtggAGAAGATGGAGGgctggtgccagcagatggAGAGGGAGGCGGAGGACTATGACCTGCCCGAGGAGA tcCTGGAGAAGATCCGGAGCGCggtgggcagtgcccagctcctcaTGTCCCAGAAGGTGCAGCAGTTCTACCGCCTCTGCCAGCAGAACATG GATCCCAACGCATTCCCTGTGCCCACCTTCCAAGACCTGGCTGGCTTCTGGgacctcctgcagctctccatTGAGGATGTCAGCATGAAGTTTggggagctccagcagctcaaggCCAATGGGTGGAAGATCATGGAGCCCAAG gaggagaagaaggtgCCTCCCCCGATACCAAAGAAGCCGCCGCGCTCCAAGGTGCACCCGGTGAAGGAGCGCTCCTTGGACTCGGTGGACCGGCAGCGGCAGGAGGCCCGGAAGCGGCTCCTGGCAGCCAAACGAGCCGCCTCCTTCCGCCAGAGCTCGGCCACTGAGAGCGCGGACAGCATCGAGATCTACATCCCCGAGGCGCAGACCCGGCTGTGA
- the DLGAP3 gene encoding disks large-associated protein 3 isoform X2 → MKGYHGERSQTQPSSGHRCRCIPEDCEHPADYIPHGPEGRPPYLLSPSEPCSLEHPYCPARSPGAASECPGGPLSEPPSASASSTFPRMHHAQQPYDSCDECMATAHPASKINRLPPTLLDQFEKQLPLHHDGFHTLQYPRAGGAEPRSESPSRIRHLVHSVQKLFAKSHSLEAPAKRDYNGAKMDGRGDGYHHHHHHHHHHHHHQSRHGKRSKSKDRKVDSRHRSKMLGWWSSDDNLDSDSSYMVSGRHAADQGTQYCVDAPESAFRDLTLKSLKGGGEGKCLACAGMSMSLDGQTLKRSAWHTMTVSQAREAYPSAGGTEKTLMLQEAKAKDRAYQYLQVPQDEWSGYPAGKDGEIPCRRMRSGSYIKAMGDEDSADSDISAKVLPRAATRRDSYRRSSSADQARTNCCTPPRMLPRGQSYGRSFTTGQINDELNHQFEAVCESVFGEVESQAVEALDLPGCFRMRSHSYLRAIQAGCSQDDDCLSLFSMSAPPGPPITSSILKPSTSFSYRKAPPPIPPGTKAKPLISVTAQSSTESTHESYLPSEVARSPAWSKDAAARCNSAESLESSKVTAVALDLPPVQPRAAPKPSTLIIKAIPGREELRSLARQRKWRPSIGVQVEAVSDSDTESRSQREFHSIGVQVEEDKRRARFKRSNSVTAGVQADLELEGFTGLAVATEDKALQFGRPFQRHSSEPESGRQYAVYKTVHTQGQWAYREDYQLQYDTVEVPRRDAWIERGSRSLPDSGRASPCHRDGEWFIKLLQAEVEKMEGWCQQMEREAEDYDLPEEILEKIRSAVGSAQLLMSQKVQQFYRLCQQNMDPNAFPVPTFQDLAGFWDLLQLSIEDVSMKFGELQQLKANGWKIMEPKEEKKVPPPIPKKPPRSKVHPVKERSLDSVDRQRQEARKRLLAAKRAASFRQSSATESADSIEIYIPEAQTRL, encoded by the exons ATGAAAGGCTACCATGGGGAGCGTAGCCAGACACAGCCCTCCTCCGGCCACCGCTGCCGCTGCATCCCAGAGGACTGCGAGCATCCCGCCGACTACATCCCGCACGGCCCCGAGGGCCGGCCGCCGtacctgctcagccccagcgaGCCGTGTTCCCTGGAGCATCCCTACTGCCCGGCGCGGAGCCCCGGCGCGGCCAGCGAGTGCCCGGGCGGGCCCCTGAGCGAGCCGCCCTCCGCCAGCGCCAGCAGCACCTTCCCGAGGATGCATCACGCGCAGCAGCCCTACGACTCCTGCGACGAGTGCATGGCGACCGCCCACCCTGCCAGCAAGATCAACCGCCTGCCCCCCACGCTGCTGGACCAGTTCGAGAAGCAGCTGCCGCTGCACCACGACGGCTTCCACACGCTGCAGTACCCCCGGGCCGGCGGCGCCGAGCCCCGCAGCGAGAGCCCCAGCCGCATCCGCCACCTCGTCCACTCCGTCCAGAAGCTCTTCGCCAAGTCCCACTCCCTGGAGGCGCCGGCCAAGCGGGACTACAACGGCGCCAAGATGGACGGCCGCGGGGACGgctaccaccaccaccaccaccaccaccatcaccaccaccaccaccagtcCCGCCACGGCAAGCGCAGCAAGAGCAAGGACCGTAAGGTGGACTCCCGGCACCGGTCCAAGATGTTGGGCTGGTGGAGCTCCGACGACAACCTGGACAGCGACAGCAGCTACATGGTGTCCGGCCGGCACGCCGCCGACCAGGGCACCCAGTACTGCGTGGACGCTCCCGAAAGTGCCTTCAGAGACTTGACCTTGAAGAGTCTAAAGGGTGGCGGGGAAGGAAAATGCCTGGCCTGTGCCGGCATGTCCATGTCTCTGGATGGCCAGACGCTCAAGAGGAGTGCCTGGCACACCATGACTGTCAGCCAGGCCCGTGAGGCCTATCCCAGCGCCGGCGGCACTGAGAAGACCTTGATGCTTCAGGAAGCAAAGGCCAAAGACCGAGCGTACCAGTACCtgcag gtgccGCAGGACGAGTGGAGCGGGTACCCGGCGGGCAAGGACGGGGAGATCCCGTGCCGGCGGATGCGCAGCGGCAGCTACATCAAGGCCATGGGCGATGAGGACAGCGCCGACTCGGACATCAGCGCCAAAGTGTTGCCCAGGGCGGCCACGCGGCGAGACAGCTACCGCCGCTCCTCCAGCGCCGACCAGGCCAGGACCAA ctgctgcacGCCACCGCGAATGCTCCCGCGGGGACAGAGCTACGGGCGTTCCTTCACCACCGGCCAG ATCAACGACGAGCTCAACCACCAGTTTGAGGCCGTCTGCGAGTCGGTTTTCGGCGAGGTGGAGTCGCAGGCCGTGGAGGCGCTGGACCTGCCCGGCTGCTTCCGCATGCGGAGCCACAGCTACCTGCGGGCCATCCAGGCGGGCTGCTCCCAGGACGACGACTGTCTCTCACTCTTCTCCATGTCGGCCCCTCCTGGGCCGCCCATCACCAGCAGCATCCTGAAGCCCAGCACTT CCTTCAGTTACAGAAAAGCTCCACCTCCCATCCCTCCAGGAACCAAAGCCAAACCTCTCATCTCCGTCACGGCGCAGAGCAGCACCGAGTCCACCCACGAGAGCTACCTGCCCAGCGAGGTCGCCCGCAGCCCCGCCTGGTCCAAAGATGCCGCGGCCCGCTGCAACTCGGCCGAGAGCCTGGAGAGCTCCAAGGTGACGGCCGTGGCCCTCGACCTGCCCCCGGTCcagccccgcgccgctcccAAGCCCTCCACGCTCATCATCAAGGCCATCCCAGGCCGGGAGGAGCTGCGGAGCTTGGCTCGGCAGCGGAAGTGGCGTCCCTCCATCGGCGTGCAG GTTGAGGCCGTCTCTGACTCGGATACGGAGAGCCGGAGCCAGAGGGAGTTCCACTCCATCGGGGTGCAGGTGGAGGAGGACAAAAG GCGAGCGCGCTTCAAGCGCTCCAACAGCGTGACAGCGGGCGTGCAGGCGGACCTGGAGCTCGAGGGCTTCACCGGCCTGGCCGTGGCCACCGAGGACAAAGCCCTGCAGTTCGGGCGGCCCTTCCAGCGGCACTCCTCGGAGCCCGAGTCGGGCCGGCAGTACGCCGTGTACAAGACGGTGCACACGCAGGGGCAGTGGGCGTACCGCGAGGATTACCAGCTGCAGTACGACACGGTGGAGGTGCCCCGGCGGGACGCCTGGATAGAGCGGGGCTCCCGCAGCCTCCCTGACTCCGGCCGCGCCTCCCCGTGCCACCGCGACGGGGAGTGGTTCATCaaactgctgcaggcagaggtggAGAAGATGGAGGgctggtgccagcagatggAGAGGGAGGCGGAGGACTATGACCTGCCCGAGGAGA tcCTGGAGAAGATCCGGAGCGCggtgggcagtgcccagctcctcaTGTCCCAGAAGGTGCAGCAGTTCTACCGCCTCTGCCAGCAGAACATG GATCCCAACGCATTCCCTGTGCCCACCTTCCAAGACCTGGCTGGCTTCTGGgacctcctgcagctctccatTGAGGATGTCAGCATGAAGTTTggggagctccagcagctcaaggCCAATGGGTGGAAGATCATGGAGCCCAAG gaggagaagaaggtgCCTCCCCCGATACCAAAGAAGCCGCCGCGCTCCAAGGTGCACCCGGTGAAGGAGCGCTCCTTGGACTCGGTGGACCGGCAGCGGCAGGAGGCCCGGAAGCGGCTCCTGGCAGCCAAACGAGCCGCCTCCTTCCGCCAGAGCTCGGCCACTGAGAGCGCGGACAGCATCGAGATCTACATCCCCGAGGCGCAGACCCGGCTGTGA
- the SMIM12 gene encoding small integral membrane protein 12 — translation MWSVLWAAVRSKAPYVTFPVAFVVGLVGSQLEWFLRGDPPPTAQEEKSISEQREDRKLQEIVGEDLTKVVSLKDKLEFAPRAVLNRNRPEKS, via the coding sequence ATGTGGTCCGTGCTGTGGGCGGCCGTGCGCTCCAAGGCCCCGTACGTCACCTTCCCGGTGGCCTTCGTGGTGGGGCTGGTGGGCTCCCAGCTGGAGTGGTTCCTGCGCGGAGACCCCCCGCCCACGGCCCAGGAGGAGAAGAGCATCTCGGAGCAGCGGGAGGACCGCAAGCTGCAGGAGATCGTGGGCGAGGACCTGACCAAGGTGGTGAGCCTGAAGGACAAGCTGGAGTTCGCCCCTCGGGCCGTGCTCAACAGGAACAGGCCCGAAAAGAGTTAA